Proteins from one Pseudomonas bijieensis genomic window:
- a CDS encoding type VI secretion system tip protein VgrG, which yields MLFNQATRLAKITSPLGPEVLLLKDMGGGEELGRLFNYELQLHSLDNAIDLNQLLGKPMCVSLQLDGGGERYFHGIVARCSQNVDQGQFASYQATLRPWLWLLTRTSDCRIFQNLTIPQIIKQVFRDLGFSDFEDALSRPYREWEYCVQYRETSFDFVSRLMEQEGIYYFFRHEQGRHVLVLADAYGAHTKAPGYGSVPYYPKNEQQRERDHIHDWHLAQEVQPGSLELNDYDFQRPSARIDVRSAMPRPHTAGDYPLYDYPGAYVQSTDGEHYARTRIEALQTLHEQVELAGNARGLGSGHLFTLTGFSRQDQNREYLIVGARYYISQESGETSGGAPSAQFESSLTCIDAQQSYRPLATTHRPIVKGPQTALVVGPKGEEIWTDQFGRVKVHFYWDRHDQSNENSSCWIRVSQAWAGKNWGSVQIPRIGQEVIVSFLEGDPDRPIVTGRVYNAEQTVPYALPANATQSGTKSRSSKGGTPANFNEIRMEDKKGAEQLYIHAERNQDIVVEVDESHSVGHDRNKSIGHNETVRIGEDRLRAVQRNDALLVGGAKSDSISTQYLVEAGSQIRLVCGKSVLEFNASGEINISGTAFNIYASGNGNIDTGGRLDLNSGGASAVDPKGKGIKGMIDAAVKAFFPAKAKG from the coding sequence ATGTTATTCAACCAAGCCACACGCCTGGCCAAGATCACCAGCCCCCTCGGACCCGAGGTGCTGTTGCTCAAGGACATGGGCGGCGGTGAAGAATTAGGAAGGCTGTTCAACTACGAATTGCAGCTGCATTCGCTGGACAACGCCATCGACCTCAACCAGTTGCTCGGCAAGCCCATGTGCGTGAGCCTGCAACTGGACGGCGGTGGCGAGCGCTATTTCCATGGCATCGTGGCTCGTTGCAGCCAGAACGTCGACCAGGGCCAGTTCGCCAGCTACCAGGCCACCCTGCGCCCATGGCTGTGGCTGCTGACCCGCACTTCCGATTGCCGGATTTTCCAGAACCTGACCATCCCGCAGATCATCAAGCAGGTGTTCCGCGACCTGGGCTTTTCCGATTTCGAAGACGCCTTGAGCCGGCCTTATCGCGAGTGGGAATACTGCGTGCAGTATCGCGAGACCAGCTTCGATTTCGTCAGCCGCCTGATGGAGCAGGAAGGCATCTACTACTTCTTCCGCCATGAACAGGGCCGGCATGTGCTGGTGCTGGCCGACGCCTATGGCGCCCACACCAAGGCCCCTGGCTACGGCTCGGTGCCCTACTACCCCAAGAATGAGCAACAGCGCGAACGCGACCATATCCACGACTGGCACCTGGCCCAGGAAGTCCAGCCCGGTTCGCTGGAACTCAACGACTACGATTTCCAGCGCCCCAGCGCGCGCATCGATGTGCGCTCGGCCATGCCGCGTCCACATACCGCTGGCGATTATCCGTTGTATGACTACCCTGGCGCCTACGTGCAAAGTACCGACGGCGAACACTACGCCCGCACCCGCATCGAAGCCTTGCAGACCCTGCACGAACAGGTCGAGCTGGCGGGTAACGCCCGGGGCCTGGGTTCGGGGCATCTGTTCACTCTTACCGGCTTCAGCCGCCAGGACCAGAACCGCGAATACCTGATCGTCGGGGCCCGCTATTACATTTCCCAGGAAAGCGGCGAAACCAGCGGCGGCGCGCCGTCGGCCCAGTTCGAAAGCAGCCTGACCTGCATCGACGCCCAGCAAAGCTATCGCCCGTTGGCGACCACCCATCGTCCCATCGTCAAAGGCCCGCAGACTGCGTTGGTGGTCGGCCCCAAGGGCGAGGAAATCTGGACCGACCAGTTTGGTCGGGTGAAGGTGCATTTCTATTGGGACCGTCACGACCAGTCCAACGAAAACAGCTCGTGCTGGATTCGTGTGTCGCAGGCGTGGGCCGGCAAGAATTGGGGCTCGGTGCAGATCCCCCGCATTGGGCAGGAGGTGATAGTCAGTTTCCTCGAAGGCGATCCCGACCGGCCCATCGTCACCGGTCGTGTGTATAACGCCGAACAAACCGTCCCCTATGCATTGCCCGCCAATGCCACTCAAAGCGGCACCAAAAGCCGTTCGAGCAAGGGCGGCACGCCGGCGAATTTCAACGAAATCCGCATGGAAGACAAGAAAGGCGCCGAGCAGTTGTACATCCACGCCGAGCGTAACCAGGACATCGTGGTCGAGGTGGACGAGAGCCATTCGGTCGGCCACGACCGCAACAAAAGCATCGGCCACAACGAAACCGTACGGATTGGCGAGGACCGACTGCGAGCGGTACAGCGCAACGATGCATTGCTCGTCGGCGGAGCCAAGAGCGACAGCATCAGTACCCAATACCTCGTGGAAGCGGGCTCGCAGATTCGACTGGTGTGCGGCAAAAGCGTGCTGGAGTTCAATGCCAGTGGCGAGATCAACATCTCGGGCACGGCGTTCAACATCTACGCCAGCGGCAATGGCAACATCGACACCGGCGGGCGTTTGGACCTCAACTCCGGAGGCGCAAGCGCCGTAGACCCCAAGGGCAAAGGCATCAAGGGAATGATCGATGCGGCGGTGAAAGCTTTTTTTCCGGCAAAAGCCAAGGGCTGA
- the tssH gene encoding type VI secretion system ATPase TssH yields MGEISRAALFGKLNSVAYKAIEAATVFCKLRGNPYVELAHWFHQLLQLQDSDLHRIIRQFNIEPARLARDLTEALDRLPRGSTSITDLSSHVEEAVERGWVYGSLMFGESQVRTGYLVLGILKTPSLRHALLGLSSEFDKVKVEALSERFDEYVGDSPENALTASDGFNAGAVPGEASGAMAPSAMGKQEALKRFTVDLTEQARSGKLDPIVGRDEEIRQLVDILMRRRQNNPILTGEAGVGKTAVVEGFALRIVAGDVPPALKDVELRSLDVGLLQAGASMKGEFEQRLRQVIEDVQASPKPIILFIDEAHTLVGAGGAAGTGDAANLLKPALARGTLRTVAATTWAEYKKHIEKDPALTRRFQVVQVAEPSEDKALLMMRGVASTMEKHHQVQILDEALEASVKLSHRYIPARQLPDKSVSLLDTACARVAISLHAVPAEVDDSRRRIEALETELQIIAREHAIGVVIGSRQTQTENLLSSERERLAELESRWAEEKTLVDELLATRATLRERVGVVDSEDGSETSHELREKLVDLQQRLTALQGETPLILPTVDYQAVASVVADWTGIPVGRMARNELETVLNLDQHLKKRIIGQDHALQMIAKRIQTSRAGLDNPSKPIGVFMLAGTSGVGKTETALALAEAMYGGEQNVITINMSEFQEAHTVSTLKGAPPGYIGYGEGGVLTEAVRRKPYSVVLLDEVEKAHPDVHEIFFQVFDKGVMEDGEGRVIDFKNTLILLTTNAGTELIADVCKDPQNVPEPEDIAKALRQPLLEIFPPALLGRLVTIPYYPLSDEMLKAITRLQLNRIKKRVESTHKVAFDYDDAVIDLIVSRCTETESGGRMIDTILTNSLLPDMSREFLTRMLEGKALAGVRISAVDNELQYDFSDAA; encoded by the coding sequence ATGGGTGAAATCAGTCGCGCCGCGTTGTTCGGCAAACTCAACAGCGTGGCTTACAAAGCCATCGAAGCCGCCACCGTGTTCTGCAAGTTGCGCGGTAACCCGTATGTGGAACTGGCCCACTGGTTTCATCAGTTGCTGCAACTGCAGGACTCGGACCTGCATCGCATCATCCGCCAGTTCAACATCGAGCCGGCGCGCCTGGCCCGTGACCTGACCGAAGCGCTGGACCGTTTGCCACGGGGCTCGACGTCGATCACCGACCTGTCCTCTCACGTGGAAGAAGCCGTGGAACGCGGCTGGGTCTACGGCAGCCTGATGTTCGGCGAAAGCCAGGTGCGCACCGGTTACCTGGTGCTGGGCATTCTCAAGACGCCAAGCCTGCGCCATGCGCTGCTGGGCCTGTCGTCGGAGTTCGACAAGGTCAAGGTCGAAGCCCTGAGCGAACGTTTTGACGAATACGTCGGCGACTCGCCGGAAAATGCCCTGACCGCCAGCGACGGCTTCAATGCCGGTGCCGTGCCGGGCGAAGCCAGCGGCGCCATGGCCCCTAGCGCCATGGGCAAGCAGGAAGCCCTCAAGCGCTTCACCGTCGACCTCACCGAACAGGCCCGCAGCGGCAAGCTCGACCCGATCGTCGGGCGTGACGAAGAGATCCGCCAACTGGTGGACATCCTCATGCGCCGCCGGCAGAACAACCCGATCCTCACCGGTGAAGCCGGCGTGGGCAAGACTGCCGTGGTCGAAGGCTTTGCCCTGCGCATCGTCGCTGGCGACGTGCCGCCGGCCCTCAAAGACGTGGAACTGCGCAGCCTCGACGTTGGCCTGTTGCAGGCCGGCGCAAGCATGAAGGGCGAATTCGAACAGCGCCTGCGCCAGGTCATCGAAGACGTCCAGGCCTCGCCCAAGCCGATCATCCTGTTCATCGACGAAGCCCACACCCTGGTGGGTGCCGGTGGTGCCGCCGGTACGGGCGACGCGGCCAACCTGCTCAAGCCGGCACTGGCCCGCGGCACCTTGCGCACCGTGGCTGCCACGACCTGGGCCGAGTACAAGAAGCACATCGAAAAAGACCCGGCCCTGACCCGGCGTTTCCAAGTGGTGCAAGTGGCCGAGCCGTCGGAAGACAAGGCCCTGCTGATGATGCGTGGCGTGGCCTCGACCATGGAAAAACACCACCAGGTGCAGATCCTCGACGAAGCCCTGGAAGCCTCGGTCAAGCTGTCCCACCGCTACATTCCCGCACGGCAGTTGCCGGACAAATCCGTGAGCCTGCTGGACACCGCCTGCGCCCGCGTCGCCATCAGCCTGCACGCCGTGCCGGCCGAAGTGGACGACAGCCGTCGGCGCATCGAAGCGCTGGAAACCGAGCTGCAAATCATCGCCCGTGAACACGCGATTGGCGTGGTCATCGGCAGCCGCCAGACCCAGACTGAAAACCTGCTGAGCAGCGAGCGCGAACGCCTGGCCGAGCTGGAAAGCCGCTGGGCCGAAGAGAAAACCCTGGTCGACGAACTGCTCGCCACCCGCGCCACCCTGCGCGAGCGCGTCGGCGTGGTGGACAGCGAGGATGGCAGCGAGACCAGCCACGAACTGCGCGAGAAACTGGTGGACCTGCAGCAGCGCCTGACCGCTCTGCAAGGTGAAACCCCGCTGATCCTGCCGACCGTGGACTACCAGGCCGTGGCCTCGGTGGTCGCCGACTGGACCGGTATCCCGGTGGGCCGCATGGCTCGCAACGAGCTGGAGACCGTGCTCAACCTCGACCAGCACCTGAAGAAACGCATCATCGGCCAGGACCACGCCTTGCAGATGATCGCCAAGCGCATCCAGACCTCCCGCGCCGGCCTCGACAACCCGAGCAAGCCAATTGGTGTGTTCATGCTCGCCGGCACCTCCGGCGTGGGCAAGACCGAAACCGCCCTGGCCCTGGCCGAAGCCATGTACGGCGGCGAGCAGAACGTCATCACCATCAACATGAGCGAGTTCCAGGAAGCCCACACCGTGTCCACCCTCAAGGGCGCGCCACCGGGCTACATCGGCTACGGCGAAGGCGGCGTGCTGACCGAAGCCGTACGGCGCAAACCGTACAGCGTGGTGCTGCTGGACGAGGTGGAAAAAGCCCACCCGGACGTGCATGAAATCTTCTTCCAGGTGTTCGACAAAGGCGTGATGGAGGACGGCGAAGGCCGAGTGATCGACTTCAAGAACACCTTGATCCTGCTGACCACTAACGCCGGCACCGAGTTGATTGCCGACGTCTGCAAAGACCCGCAAAACGTGCCCGAGCCGGAGGACATCGCCAAGGCCCTGCGCCAGCCGTTGCTGGAGATTTTCCCGCCGGCCCTGCTCGGTCGCCTGGTGACGATTCCGTACTACCCGCTCAGCGACGAGATGCTCAAGGCCATCACCCGCCTGCAACTCAACCGCATCAAGAAGCGTGTGGAGAGCACCCACAAGGTGGCCTTCGACTACGACGACGCGGTGATCGACCTGATCGTCTCGCGCTGCACCGAAACCGAAAGCGGCGGGCGCATGATCGACACCATCCTGACCAACAGCCTGCTGCCGGACATGAGCCGCGAGTTCCTGACCCGCATGCTCGAAGGCAAGGCCCTGGCGGGCGTGCGGATCAGCGCCGTGGATAACGAATTGCAGTACGATTTCAGCGACGCGGCCTGA